The proteins below are encoded in one region of Myxococcales bacterium:
- a CDS encoding iron-sulfur cluster assembly accessory protein: MSQKPAIERKPQFNLTPKAIAMGKQKLSEAEEAVLGLRLGVRGGGCSGVSYAVAFAQNQRENDHVFDYDGLRVFIDAKSMKILEGCILDWEDKLIGYGFKFVNPKAKSGCGCGSSFAL; encoded by the coding sequence ATGTCGCAGAAGCCAGCAATCGAGAGAAAACCGCAATTTAATCTCACTCCAAAAGCAATCGCTATGGGCAAGCAAAAGCTGAGCGAAGCCGAAGAAGCCGTATTGGGTTTGAGGTTGGGGGTGCGAGGCGGCGGATGCTCGGGCGTAAGCTACGCTGTGGCATTTGCCCAAAACCAACGCGAAAACGACCATGTCTTTGACTACGATGGCTTGCGTGTGTTTATCGATGCCAAAAGCATGAAAATCCTCGAAGGATGCATCTTGGACTGGGAAGACAAACTGATTGGCTACGGCTTCAAATTCGTCAACCCCAAAGCCAAGAGCGGTTGTGGCTGCGGCAGCTCATTTGCTCTTTAG
- a CDS encoding ComEC/Rec2 family competence protein: protein MPFVVAVGIAWLSSLFLREAFASSTALKIIVGVFVLAIIALLQRRNNLREGCRVLSQLLMLSLCCGILLQLPRARGKTVPQSGPYVLRIRVEKTDHTRGGPRSLVSVLSGKHLINKTAMEPGTKLYVYPREFPLGAELSVFLKIKSFSRFDNPSPHPTWSFGEAERPSASAWIIAPETIQTVSRNLFLEKIQTLRSRIRSRLQQTLGRRTAALGCAWVLGESALMDPDDKAAFRKAGMAHLLAVSGLHVSLIAGIFLLVIRRLLQSTPLLSKRFDIKPLAYVTALPFVVFVALVANGSPSAWRAALTAILSWSATAFSRQPCTIRTVAASLVLFCVFDPVRSLQPAFLLSIMATASLIGSAARFSFLKTHWTTAYRSFIATAPLLWWCFSSLPLVGLLSNVILLPLLSVTLLPLCFIHTFLATLGLGVAEYSAFVLSRGSEWMHSANAWLAQISFGQVLPPPSLLQGLIAAPFSLFFLASERKQKRSIVAALALLALFLAEAHLRYTEKPTGALRVSFLDVGQGDAALIDLPNGKLMMIDTGGDPLGKWDPGAKAVLPLLKARRRERIDILAISHPHPDHYAGLAALLEEIKITEIWDSGQALQENPEGGYAKLLALAQKREHACLQHRPFATMIYRRAAPRFMSFGPALVSMRAMTSTTTR, encoded by the coding sequence ATGCCCTTTGTCGTCGCAGTAGGGATCGCTTGGCTAAGCTCTTTGTTTTTACGCGAAGCCTTTGCTTCAAGCACCGCGTTGAAAATCATCGTTGGAGTGTTTGTACTCGCAATCATTGCTTTACTGCAACGAAGGAACAATCTGCGAGAAGGCTGCAGAGTGTTGTCTCAATTGCTAATGCTGTCACTTTGTTGCGGCATCCTCCTTCAACTACCACGCGCACGCGGCAAAACTGTACCGCAATCAGGACCGTATGTGTTGCGCATCAGAGTCGAAAAAACAGACCATACGCGTGGCGGGCCCCGCTCCTTGGTGTCCGTGCTTAGCGGTAAACACCTTATTAACAAAACAGCAATGGAGCCTGGCACAAAGCTCTACGTGTATCCCCGAGAATTCCCTCTGGGTGCAGAACTTTCAGTGTTCTTAAAAATAAAAAGCTTCTCTCGTTTCGACAACCCCAGTCCGCATCCCACTTGGTCCTTTGGAGAGGCCGAACGACCTTCTGCGAGTGCATGGATCATCGCACCTGAAACCATACAGACAGTCTCACGAAATCTTTTTCTCGAGAAGATACAAACACTTCGCTCAAGGATACGAAGCCGGCTTCAGCAAACACTTGGCCGCCGCACTGCAGCGCTTGGTTGCGCGTGGGTGCTGGGCGAATCGGCTCTCATGGATCCCGATGATAAAGCTGCTTTTCGCAAAGCAGGCATGGCGCATCTGCTTGCGGTCTCAGGGCTGCATGTCAGCCTCATCGCCGGAATTTTTCTTTTAGTGATCCGTCGCTTACTTCAAAGCACGCCCCTGCTCTCAAAACGATTTGACATTAAACCACTCGCTTATGTAACAGCGCTTCCTTTTGTCGTGTTTGTTGCGCTCGTGGCTAATGGCTCACCCAGCGCTTGGCGTGCAGCTCTTACGGCCATCCTGAGCTGGAGCGCTACTGCGTTTAGTCGACAGCCTTGTACGATTCGCACAGTGGCGGCATCGCTAGTCCTATTCTGTGTCTTCGATCCCGTTCGTAGTTTGCAACCGGCTTTTCTGCTTTCGATCATGGCTACCGCTAGTCTGATTGGCAGCGCTGCCAGATTTAGCTTTCTCAAAACACATTGGACCACTGCCTATCGAAGTTTCATCGCAACTGCGCCACTACTTTGGTGGTGTTTTTCCTCGCTTCCTTTAGTCGGTCTTCTTAGCAACGTCATTCTGCTTCCTTTGCTTAGCGTGACGCTACTGCCCCTGTGCTTTATTCATACCTTCTTGGCTACGCTTGGCTTGGGAGTCGCCGAGTATTCAGCTTTCGTGCTTTCACGGGGATCGGAATGGATGCATTCAGCCAATGCATGGCTCGCGCAAATTTCATTTGGACAAGTTCTCCCTCCGCCAAGCTTGCTTCAAGGACTGATCGCTGCACCGTTTTCTCTGTTTTTTCTTGCGAGCGAGAGAAAGCAAAAACGAAGCATCGTTGCTGCACTTGCTTTGCTGGCTCTTTTTTTAGCAGAAGCACACTTGCGCTACACTGAAAAACCAACAGGCGCGCTGCGCGTTAGTTTTCTTGACGTGGGCCAAGGAGACGCCGCTCTGATTGATCTGCCCAACGGCAAACTCATGATGATCGACACAGGAGGAGATCCTTTAGGCAAATGGGATCCCGGGGCGAAGGCAGTCTTGCCACTGCTCAAAGCACGTCGACGAGAGCGCATTGATATTCTTGCCATTAGCCATCCGCATCCCGATCACTATGCTGGATTGGCTGCTTTGCTTGAGGAAATCAAAATTACAGAGATTTGGGATAGCGGGCAGGCCTTGCAAGAAAATCCCGAGGGGGGCTACGCCAAGCTACTTGCTCTGGCTCAAAAAAGGGAGCACGCTTGCTTACAGCACAGACCCTTTGCAACAATGATCTATCGGAGGGCGGCGCCGAGATTCATGTCCTTTGGCCCTGCCCTAGTTTCGATGCGAGCTATGACGTCAACGACAACTCGCTAG